The following are encoded together in the Panicum virgatum strain AP13 chromosome 6K, P.virgatum_v5, whole genome shotgun sequence genome:
- the LOC120711564 gene encoding serine carboxypeptidase-like 51 isoform X1: MATTHAGALLLFPLVCLLVRGGAGVSTGTPDGAERWGYAKVRPKTNIFWWYYRSPQRASSVDKTWPTILWLQGGPGGSGVGRGNFQEIGPLDVNLKPRKYTWLHKADLIFVDSPVGVGYSYSEDPAALVTTDLQATEDIVQLLRALTRKIRTLRRSPLFLVGESYGGKHAAMVGTAIARAIHARTINLTLGGVVLGDSWISPTDFAVSIQIDSCFYYMHVSVIVAVTCTHVCTYCCLQLSYATLLYYVSRLNDNAVDDTNKMALLLKEQMQAGKFATARQTFTDLLDLIDSKSDSVAIDNFLLDTGMDPVLAADLGLSSLRSTHIMPVCSQASGSDPNTIEGIMNGVIKKKLKIIPEDLIWQQASLDVYEALVNDFMKPAINEVDELLSYGVNVTVYNGQLDVICSTVGAEGWVRRLKWDGLRNFLSLPRQTLTYCDSVIHCSKGIKAFFRSYRSLQFYWILEAGHMVPIDQPYGAFRMIASITQYQPPGI, from the exons ATGGCCACCACCCATGCTGGGGCTTTGCTGCTGTTCCCCCTCGTGTGCCTCCTggttcgcggcggcgctggcgtctCCACCGGGACACCGGACGGGGCAGAAAGATGGGGCTACGCCAAAGTCCGGCCAA AGACAAACATTTTCTGGTGGTACTACAGGAGCCCGCAGCGGGCGTCGTCGGTCGACAAGACATGGCCGACCATCCTCTGGCTGCAGGGCGGCCCG GGAGGTTCCGGCGTTGGACGCGGTAACTTCCAGGAGATCGGGCCTCTGGACGTCAACCTGAAGCCGCGCAAGTACACCTGGCTGCACAAGGCCGACCTCATCTTTGTG GACAGCCCAGTAGGCGTCGGCTACAGCTACTCGGAGGACCCGGCTGCCCTGGTGACGACGGACCTTCAGGCGACCGAGGACATCGTCCAGCTCCTCAGGGCGCTCACCAGGAAGATACGGACTCTGCGGCGCAGCCCGTTGTTCCTCGTCGGCGAGTCCTACGGCGGCAAGCATGCCGCCATGGTCGGCACGGCCATCGCGAGGGCCATCCATGCCCGCACCATCAACCTCACGCTCGGAGGCGTCGTGCTTGGGGATAGCTGGATCTCGCCCACCGATTTCGCGGTGAGCATACAAATCGATTCTTGTTTTTATTACATGCACGTCTCAGTAATCGTTGCAGTTACTTGCACCCATGTATGCACGTACTGTTGTCTGCAGCTCTCGTACGCGACGCTGCTGTACTACGTGTCGAGGCTCAACGACAACGCCGTCGACGATACCAACAA AATGGCTCTTCTGTTGAAGGAGCAGATGCAGGCGGGGAAGTTCGCCACAGCGCGCCAGACATTTACAGATCTTCTCGATCTGATCGACTCCAAGAGTGACAGCGTG GCCATCGACAATTTCTTGCTTGACACCGGCATGGACCCGGTGCTGGCAGCCGACTTAGGCTTGTCATCTCTGAGAAGCACCCACATAATGCCCGTCTGCAGCCAAGCGTCTGGGTCGGACCCCAACACGATCGAGGGCATCATGAATGGTGTTATCAAGAaaaagctcaagatcatccccgAGGACCTCAT CTGGCAACAGGCTTCGCTTGACGTATATGAAGCTCTGGTCAACGACTTCATGAAGCCAGCAATTAATGAG GTCGATGAACTTCTATCCTATGGAGTGAACGTCACCGTGTACAATGGACAG CTTGATGTGATCTGCTCGACCGTTGGTGCAGAAGGATGGGTTCGCAGGCTAAA ATGGGATGGTCTGAGGAATTTCTTGAGCCTTCCCAGGCAAACATTGACTTACTGTGACTCAGTTATACACTGTTCAAAAGGAATCAAGGCCTTTTTTAGGTCATACAGGAGCCTGCAATTTTACTGGATTCTGGAAGCTGGGCACATG
- the LOC120711565 gene encoding glyoxylate/hydroxypyruvate reductase HPR3-like produces the protein HRVLDFYALGEPLPAFLAAAAARPDPARAAVVVGGYSARVDASFLDAVPSVRFVFSTGAGVDHIDLHECARRGVAVAVANSGTVYSTDVADHAVGLLIDVLRRVSAAERFVRRGLWPVQGDYLLGSKLGGKRVGIIGLGSIGSLIAKRLEAFGCIIHYNSRKPRDSVSYRHFSNVRDLAAESDVLVVACALNKEAHHIISKDVLDALGKDGIVINIGRGPNIDEAEMIRALKEGRIAGAGLDIFENEPKVPAELWSMDNVVMTHHIAVFTSESRSDLRDTTIANLEAFFSGRLKMPSFSEDDKI, from the exons caCCGCGTCCTCGACTTCTACGCCTTGGGCGAGCCCCTCCCCgctttcctcgccgccgccgcggcgcggcccGACCCCGCTCGCGCCGCGGTCGTGGTTGGTGGATACAGCGCCCGCGTGGACGCATCGTTCCTCGACGCCGTCCCGTCCGTCCGCTTCGTCTTCAGCACCGGCGCGGGCGTTGACCACATCGACCTCCACGagtgcgcgcgccgcggcgtcgccgtcgccgtcgccaactCTGGGACGGTCTACTCCACCGACGTTGCAGACCACGCCGTCGGCTTGCTCATCGACGTGCTCAGGCGCGTCTCCGCCGCCGAGCGGTTCGTCCGCCGCGGCCTCTGGCCGGTGCAAGGCGACTACTTGCTAGGCTCCAAG TTAGGTGGCAAGCGTGTTGGCATCATCGGCTTGGGCAGCATCGGCTCACTGATTGCAAAGAGGCTTGAGGCCTTCGGCTGTATCATCCACTACAACTCCAGAAAGCCAAGGGATTCAGTCTCCTACAGACACTTTTCCAACGTCCGCGATCTTGCTGCTGAATCGGATGTGCTTGTTGTCGCGTGCGCGCTGAACAAGGAGgcacaccacatcatcagcaaggATGTACTTGACGCACTAGGAAAGGATGGGATCGTCATAAACATCGGCCGAGGACCAAACATCGACGAGGCCGAGATGATCAGGGCGCTCAAGGAGGGCAGGATCGCTGGAGCTGGTCTTGATATCTTTGAGAACGAACCCAAGGTGCCTGCCGAGCTCTGGTCCATGGACAATGTGGTCATGACGCATCATATCGCAGTGTTTACTTCAGAGTCCAGGTCAGACCTGCGCGACACAACCATTGCCAACCTTGAGGCCTTCTTTTCCG GGAGGTTGAAAATGCCATCATTCTCTGAAGATGACAAGATTTGA
- the LOC120711564 gene encoding serine carboxypeptidase-like 51 isoform X2, with translation MATTHAGALLLFPLVCLLVRGGAGVSTGTPDGAERWGYAKVRPKTNIFWWYYRSPQRASSVDKTWPTILWLQGGPGGSGVGRGNFQEIGPLDVNLKPRKYTWLHKADLIFVDSPVGVGYSYSEDPAALVTTDLQATEDIVQLLRALTRKIRTLRRSPLFLVGESYGGKHAAMVGTAIARAIHARTINLTLGGVVLGDSWISPTDFALSYATLLYYVSRLNDNAVDDTNKMALLLKEQMQAGKFATARQTFTDLLDLIDSKSDSVAIDNFLLDTGMDPVLAADLGLSSLRSTHIMPVCSQASGSDPNTIEGIMNGVIKKKLKIIPEDLIWQQASLDVYEALVNDFMKPAINEVDELLSYGVNVTVYNGQLDVICSTVGAEGWVRRLKWDGLRNFLSLPRQTLTYCDSVIHCSKGIKAFFRSYRSLQFYWILEAGHMVPIDQPYGAFRMIASITQYQPPGI, from the exons ATGGCCACCACCCATGCTGGGGCTTTGCTGCTGTTCCCCCTCGTGTGCCTCCTggttcgcggcggcgctggcgtctCCACCGGGACACCGGACGGGGCAGAAAGATGGGGCTACGCCAAAGTCCGGCCAA AGACAAACATTTTCTGGTGGTACTACAGGAGCCCGCAGCGGGCGTCGTCGGTCGACAAGACATGGCCGACCATCCTCTGGCTGCAGGGCGGCCCG GGAGGTTCCGGCGTTGGACGCGGTAACTTCCAGGAGATCGGGCCTCTGGACGTCAACCTGAAGCCGCGCAAGTACACCTGGCTGCACAAGGCCGACCTCATCTTTGTG GACAGCCCAGTAGGCGTCGGCTACAGCTACTCGGAGGACCCGGCTGCCCTGGTGACGACGGACCTTCAGGCGACCGAGGACATCGTCCAGCTCCTCAGGGCGCTCACCAGGAAGATACGGACTCTGCGGCGCAGCCCGTTGTTCCTCGTCGGCGAGTCCTACGGCGGCAAGCATGCCGCCATGGTCGGCACGGCCATCGCGAGGGCCATCCATGCCCGCACCATCAACCTCACGCTCGGAGGCGTCGTGCTTGGGGATAGCTGGATCTCGCCCACCGATTTCGCG CTCTCGTACGCGACGCTGCTGTACTACGTGTCGAGGCTCAACGACAACGCCGTCGACGATACCAACAA AATGGCTCTTCTGTTGAAGGAGCAGATGCAGGCGGGGAAGTTCGCCACAGCGCGCCAGACATTTACAGATCTTCTCGATCTGATCGACTCCAAGAGTGACAGCGTG GCCATCGACAATTTCTTGCTTGACACCGGCATGGACCCGGTGCTGGCAGCCGACTTAGGCTTGTCATCTCTGAGAAGCACCCACATAATGCCCGTCTGCAGCCAAGCGTCTGGGTCGGACCCCAACACGATCGAGGGCATCATGAATGGTGTTATCAAGAaaaagctcaagatcatccccgAGGACCTCAT CTGGCAACAGGCTTCGCTTGACGTATATGAAGCTCTGGTCAACGACTTCATGAAGCCAGCAATTAATGAG GTCGATGAACTTCTATCCTATGGAGTGAACGTCACCGTGTACAATGGACAG CTTGATGTGATCTGCTCGACCGTTGGTGCAGAAGGATGGGTTCGCAGGCTAAA ATGGGATGGTCTGAGGAATTTCTTGAGCCTTCCCAGGCAAACATTGACTTACTGTGACTCAGTTATACACTGTTCAAAAGGAATCAAGGCCTTTTTTAGGTCATACAGGAGCCTGCAATTTTACTGGATTCTGGAAGCTGGGCACATG